In one Vulgatibacter incomptus genomic region, the following are encoded:
- a CDS encoding dienelactone hydrolase family protein yields MKDIESREVIVRTDDVDLAGNLAVPGGATGIVVFAHGSGSSRFSPRNNFVAEVIQQAGVATLLMDLLTSEEEEVDQMTAELRFNIQLLAERVVGAVDSLQQEPETGHFRIGLFGSSTGAAAALVAAAARPYGVHAVVSRGGRPDLAGDSLGLVQAPTLLLVGGNDDVVIELNRDAYGRMDCEKELRIIPGATHLFAEPGTLEQVAKEAAGWFADHLAIGEQPAAQ; encoded by the coding sequence ATGAAGGACATCGAGAGTCGCGAGGTGATCGTCCGGACCGACGACGTGGACCTTGCCGGCAACCTCGCGGTTCCGGGGGGCGCGACCGGGATCGTGGTCTTCGCGCACGGCAGCGGCAGCAGCCGGTTCAGCCCCCGGAACAACTTCGTCGCCGAGGTCATCCAGCAGGCGGGGGTCGCGACCCTGCTCATGGATCTGCTCACCTCCGAGGAGGAGGAAGTCGACCAGATGACGGCAGAGCTCCGCTTCAACATCCAGCTCCTCGCCGAGCGGGTCGTCGGAGCGGTCGACTCCCTCCAGCAGGAGCCGGAGACCGGACACTTCCGCATCGGCCTCTTCGGCTCGTCCACGGGCGCGGCGGCGGCGCTGGTGGCGGCGGCGGCCAGGCCCTACGGCGTCCACGCCGTCGTCTCCCGGGGCGGGAGGCCGGACCTCGCCGGCGATTCGCTGGGCCTCGTGCAGGCGCCGACCCTGCTGCTCGTCGGCGGCAACGACGACGTCGTGATCGAGCTCAACCGCGACGCCTACGGGCGGATGGACTGCGAGAAGGAGCTCCGGATCATCCCCGGCGCCACCCACCTCTTCGCCGAGCCGGGCACGCTCGAGCAGGTGGCCAAGGAGGCCGCGGGGTGGTTCGCCGACCACCTCGCCATCGGCGAGCAGCCCGCGGCGCAGTAG